A genomic region of Arachis hypogaea cultivar Tifrunner chromosome 5, arahy.Tifrunner.gnm2.J5K5, whole genome shotgun sequence contains the following coding sequences:
- the LOC112803191 gene encoding uncharacterized protein yields MLWAVGSFGPNLPTPSYHALRVPLLNEELDYTKGLLKGHKEKWEKYGCSIMSDAWTDKRQRSNINFLVNSRAGTMFLKSIDASNYVKTGEKLFELLDDVVEEIGEHNVVQVVTDNGSNYVLAGKLLMEKRPNLFWTPCAAHCLDLMLEDIGKLPLIQKTIKRAISLVSFIYSHSSTLAMLRSFTNGKELVRHAVTRFATSFLSLERLYEEKGNLRRMFTSDEWAKNKLSKEAKGRETTKIVIMPSFWNHVKYTLKILGPLVRVLRLVDGEKKPPMGYIYEAMEKAKECIMKTFLNDESKYNDVFKIIDNRWNYQLHRPLHATGHFLNPELFYDNPRIELDLEVTKGWFECITRLVPSQAVQQKILEEQALYKAGYGLFGSDFAKSQRKKILPAFWWRTYGHEAPNMRDLAIKILSLTCSASGCNPPFSPFSAMPSAITLWRIFGSPP; encoded by the exons ATGTTGTGGGCTGTTGGAAGCTTTGGTCCCAATTTACCTACTCCCAGTTATCATGCTCTAAGGGTTCCACTGCTTAATGAGGAGTTGGATTACACCAAAGGATTGTTGAAGGGTCATAAAGAGAAATGGGAAAAGTATGGTTGCTCTATTATGTCAGATGCTTGGACGGATAAAAGGCAAAGGAGCAATATTAATTTTCTTGTAAACTCTCGAGCTGGGACAATGTTTTTGAAGTCTATTGATGCTTCTAATTATGTGAAGACTGGTGAGAAATTATTTGAGCTTCTTGATGATGTTGTCGAGGAAATTGGTGAGCACAACGTTGTTCAAGTTGTAACTGATAATGGGAGTAATTATGTTCTTGCTGGTAAGTTGCTGATGGAGAAAAGGCCAAATTTGTTTTGGACTCCTTGTGCTGCCCACTGTTTGGATTTGATGCTTGAGGACATTGGGAAGTTACCATTAATTCAAAAAACCATAAAAAGGGCCATTTCATTGGTTAGCTTCATTTATAGTCACTCTAGCACGTTAGCTATGTTGAGAAGCTTCACAAATGGCAAGGAGTTGGTAAGGCATGCAGTCACCCGATTTGCCACTTCATTTCTCTCTTTGGAAAGGCTTTATGAGGAGAAAGGAAATTTGAGAAGAATGTTCACCTCGGATGAATGGGCAAAGAATAAGTTGTCAAAGGAGGCAAAGGGGAGGGAGACAACAAAGATTGTTATCATGCCCTCTTTTTGGAATCATGTCAAGTACACCCTTAAGATTTTGGGCCCTCTTGTTCGGGTGCTTAGACTTGTTGATGGAGAGAAGAAGCCACCAATGGGATATATTTATGAAGCAATGGAGAAGGCAAAGGAATGCATCATGAAAACATTTCTTAATGATGAGAGCAAGTATAATGATGTTTTTAAAATCATTGACAACAGATGGAATTACCAACTTCATCGTCCATTGCATGCAACCGGTCATTTTCTAAATCCCGAGTTGTTTTATGACAACCCTCGGATTGAACTGGATTTAGAAGTTACAAAGGGATGGTTTGAGTGTATCACTAGATTGGTGCCAAGTCAAGCTGTGCAACAGAAGATATTGGAGGAGCAAGCACTATACAAGGCCGGCTATGGACTTTTTGGATCAGATTTTGCAAAATCTCAAAGGAAAAAGATTTTACCCG caTTTTGGTGGCGGACATATGGGCATGAAGCTCCAAACATGCGAGACCTTGCTATCAAGATCTTGAGCTTGACTTGTAGTGCTTCTGGAT GTAATCCGCCATTTTCGCCATTTTCCGCAATGCCATCCGCTATAACTTTATGGCGGATTTTTGGCTCACCGCCATGA
- the LOC112800467 gene encoding peptidyl-prolyl cis-trans isomerase CYP65, whose protein sequence is MGKKQHSKDRMFITKTEWATEWGGAKSKENRTSFKRLPFYCCALTFTPFEYPVCTADGSVFDVMNITPYIVKYGKHPVTGAPLKQEDLIPLTFHKNSEGEYQCPVLNKVFTEFTHIVAVKTTGNVFCYEAVKELNIKTKNWKELLTDEPFTKDDLITIQNPNALDKKVLLDFDHVKNSLKIDDEEIQKMRSDPTYNINVSGDIKQMLLELGTEKGKETAMHGGGGGKAQQERAAALAAILAARSRVKEDSKSDQNGETKAPQAFSIVDAASAAVHGRSAAAAKASSSDKTAARIAMHMAGDREAVNAKLVKSRYTTGAASRSFTSTSFDPVTKNDFEYVKVEKNPKKKGYVQLHTTHGDLNIELHCDITPRTCENFITLCERGYYNGVAFHRNIRNFMIQGGDPTGTGKGGESIWGQPFKDELNSKLVHSGRGVVSMANSGPHTNGSQFFILYKSAKHLNFKHTVFGAVVGGLTTLAAMEKVPVDDNDRPLEEIKITSVTIFVNPYTEPDEEDEQDKEKEKIEDEDNSKVGSWYSNPGAGTLESGGTVGGGVGKYLKARTAQQPESTTSTAVVGKKRKAGAATGEFKDFSAW, encoded by the exons ATGGGGAAGAAGCAGCATAGCAAGGATAGGATGTTCATCACCAAAACGGAGTGGGCCACCGAATGGGGTGGTGCCAAATCCAAAGAGAATCGCACCTCCTTCAAACGCCTTCCTTTCTATTGCTGCGC GCTTACATTTACTCCGTTTGAATATCCGGTGTGCACAGCTGATGGGAGTGTTTTCGATGTTAT GAACATCACCCCGTATATTGTTAAATATGGGAAACACCCCGTCACTGGAGCTCCCCTCAAGCAGGAAGATCTCATTCCACTAACTTTCCACAAGAATTCTGAAG GAGAATATCAATGTCCTGTGCTAAACAAAGTTTTCACTGAATTTACACATATTGTCGCAGTGAAGACTACAGGAAATGTGTTTTGCTATGAG GCTGTTAAAGAATTAAACATCAAAACGAAAAACTGGAAAGAGCTGCTCACTGATGAGCCATTCACGAAGGATGATCTTATAACTATTCAG AATCCTAATGCACTTGACAAGAAAGTTCTGCTGGATTTTGATCATGTCAAAAATAGTTTGAAAATTGACGACGAAG AAATACAGAAAATGAGATCAGATCCAACCTATAACATAAATGTGTCGGGGGATATCAAGCAAATGCTTCTAGAGCTTGGAACTGAGAAAGGAAAGGAAACTGCAATGCATGGGGGAGGTGGTGGCAAGGCACAACAAGAAAGAGCTGCTGCACTTGCTGCCATCTTAGCTGCAAGATCCCGTGTTAAAGAAGATTCCAAATCAGATCAAAATGGAGAGACTAAAGCTCCCCAGGCTTTTAGTATTGTAGATGCTGCATCTGCTGCTGTACATGGAAGAAGTGCAGCTGCTGCTAAAGCCTCTTCTAGTGATAAAACAGCTGCTAGAATAGCTATGCACATGGCTGGTGATAGGGAGGCAGTGAATGCAAAGCTG GTGAAAAGCCGTTACACTACTGGAGCTGCTTCCCGGTCATTCACTTCAACATCATTTGATCCGGTTACCAAAAATGACTTTGAATATGTGAAAGTTGAGAAGAATCCAAAGAAGAAAGGATATGTACAACTGCATACAACACACGGTGATTTGAACATTGAGCTGCACTGTGATATAACACCAAGGACATGTGAGAACTTTATCACTCTTTGTGAACGTGGATATTACAATGGAGTTGCTTTTCATCGGAACATTCG GAATTTTATGATACAAGGCGGTGATCCTACTGGTACTGGAAAAGGTGGTGAATCAATATGGGGACAGCCTTTTAAAGACGAGCTTAACTCTAAATTAGTTCATTCTGGAAGAGGTGTGGTTAGCATGGCAAATAGTGGTCCACACACGAATGGTTCCCAGTTTTTCATCTTGTACAAGTCCGCAAAACATTTAAACTTTAAACACACAGTATTTGGAGCAGTAGTTGGTGGCTTGACTACATTAGCAGCAATGGAAAAGGTTCCCGTTGATGATAATGATCGGCCCCTG GAAGAAATCAAGATAACAAGTGTCACAATTTTTGTGAATCCTTATACAGAACCAGATGAGGAAGATGAGCaggataaagaaaaagagaagatcgAGGATGAAGATAAT AGTAAGGTGGGATCATGGTATAGCAATCCTGGAGCTGGAACATTAGAATCTGGAGGTACGGTTGGTGGCGGTGTTGGCAAGTACTTGAAAGCCAGAACTGCTCAACAGCCCGAGTCAACAACCAGTACAGCCGTTgtaggcaagaaaagaaaagccgGAGCTGCCACTGGTGAATTTAAAGATTTTTCTGCATGGTAA